Proteins encoded in a region of the candidate division WOR-3 bacterium genome:
- the nuoB gene encoding NADH-quinone oxidoreductase subunit NuoB has protein sequence MKDLRILGLKKSPWVFHVAAASCNNCDIEILAALTPRFDVERFGIVLVGSPRHADALLVTGVINRKTLPRIIRVYEQTPKPCLVIGVGTCACDIHMFRDSYNVVGPYDRHIPVDVYIPGCPPKPEAIILGVVKALQKL, from the coding sequence ATGAAAGATCTAAGAATTTTAGGCTTAAAAAAATCACCGTGGGTTTTTCATGTTGCGGCAGCGTCGTGCAATAATTGCGATATTGAAATTTTAGCCGCACTCACACCCAGATTTGATGTTGAGCGGTTCGGCATTGTTTTAGTTGGTTCTCCTCGCCATGCTGATGCGTTATTAGTAACCGGCGTTATCAACCGAAAAACTTTACCCCGAATAATCAGAGTCTATGAACAAACACCTAAACCCTGTTTAGTCATCGGTGTCGGCACTTGTGCGTGTGATATTCATATGTTTAGAGATTCTTATAATGTTGTCGGTCCTTATGATAGACATATTCCAGTTGATGTCTATATTCCCGGCTGTCCACCTAAACCAGAAGCAATTATCTTAGGTGTTGTTAAAGCATTACAGAAATTATGA
- a CDS encoding NADH-quinone oxidoreductase subunit H, producing the protein MMKILFWFLIFPGFLFTAVIGLLLTWVDRKVSARIQWRVGPPWYQPFADFLKLLSKETLIPEGASRFVFLLAPILSVSAVTAIAVMLFYMNFNPTQSFVGDLIVLIYLLAIPPLATIIGASASKNPLSAIGASREMTLYFGYELPFLIAILTVVIKTGGLIRIGDIVIYQQINGPLLYSVSGIIAFIVLIICVQAKLGYVPFDIAEAEQELMAGVYTEYSGFALGLFKLSKAMMLFLLPCLEITLFWGGLARLQAIPEFLLLIVLIILIKNTNPRLRVDQALKFFWLGLTPLSMISIILAFLRL; encoded by the coding sequence ATGATGAAGATACTTTTCTGGTTTTTAATCTTTCCTGGGTTTCTTTTTACTGCTGTAATTGGTCTCTTATTAACTTGGGTTGACCGCAAAGTGTCTGCTCGAATCCAATGGCGAGTTGGTCCACCCTGGTATCAGCCGTTTGCCGATTTTCTGAAACTGCTTTCTAAAGAAACATTAATTCCTGAAGGCGCATCCCGATTCGTATTTCTTTTGGCACCAATTCTAAGCGTGAGCGCTGTAACTGCAATTGCCGTTATGTTATTCTATATGAACTTTAACCCGACCCAATCTTTTGTTGGTGACCTAATTGTCTTAATCTATTTATTAGCAATACCACCTTTAGCCACTATTATTGGTGCTTCGGCATCAAAAAATCCATTAAGTGCCATTGGTGCTTCACGCGAAATGACTCTCTATTTTGGCTACGAACTACCATTTCTTATTGCAATACTAACTGTCGTCATCAAAACCGGTGGTCTTATTAGAATTGGCGATATTGTGATATATCAGCAAATAAACGGTCCCTTGCTTTACTCGGTGTCAGGCATAATCGCATTTATCGTATTGATTATCTGCGTGCAAGCAAAATTAGGTTATGTGCCGTTTGATATTGCTGAGGCCGAACAAGAACTAATGGCAGGAGTTTATACTGAATACTCGGGCTTTGCCTTAGGATTATTTAAATTGTCAAAAGCAATGATGTTATTTTTATTACCTTGTCTGGAAATTACCCTATTCTGGGGTGGATTAGCCAGATTACAAGCAATTCCAGAGTTTTTATTATTGATAGTGTTGATAATTCTCATAAAAAACACTAACCCGCGGCTACGTGTTGACCAGGCACTAAAGTTCTTTTGGTTAGGACTAACACCATTATCAATGATATCAATAATTTTAGCATTTTTAAGATTATGA
- a CDS encoding 4Fe-4S dicluster domain-containing protein: MSILFLPKDKLHAWFLRLADNYTVYYPIQLENKIHYKKLDTTFLTIPESDLVKSLQKIRPVESLKGFFFNPKIKVAELKDTSTIDIPLPQSSRIIFGAKNCDLRPLKVHQKMYLENEFGEPFYQSQLEKTIIIAVDCPVPEQTCFCNLLGLKPYPEENADIIFSVIPNGYIFETSSEKGESLLRDFNHLFREARSEDLILRDESRKKAVSLLESINPSSLRKDLAKAIDEKKEEKFWMEHAKTCVECFGCLMVCPTCFCFLLYDTPLAENEKPKGFQQGETTIEKSANVKGFERYKVWDACYYSAYARVGGGMNPRAEFWKRFRNRFHCKFMNFFNDYNFNACSGCGRCFSVCLGKIDIRKILQNI; this comes from the coding sequence ATGTCAATTTTATTTTTGCCAAAAGATAAATTACACGCTTGGTTCTTAAGACTCGCTGACAATTATACAGTTTATTATCCAATTCAATTAGAAAATAAAATCCATTATAAAAAATTAGATACCACTTTTCTAACAATTCCGGAATCTGATTTAGTAAAGTCTTTACAAAAGATTAGACCAGTTGAGTCCTTAAAAGGATTTTTCTTTAATCCCAAAATTAAAGTTGCCGAATTAAAAGATACCTCAACAATTGATATTCCTTTGCCTCAATCTTCACGGATTATCTTTGGTGCCAAGAATTGTGATTTGCGACCGTTAAAAGTTCATCAGAAGATGTATCTGGAAAACGAGTTTGGCGAACCGTTCTATCAATCACAATTGGAAAAGACAATTATTATTGCAGTTGATTGTCCTGTGCCGGAACAAACCTGCTTTTGTAATCTTTTAGGCCTGAAACCTTATCCTGAAGAAAATGCTGATATTATTTTTTCAGTTATCCCCAATGGTTATATTTTTGAAACGAGCAGTGAGAAAGGCGAATCGCTTTTAAGAGATTTTAACCATCTGTTTCGGGAAGCCAGGTCTGAAGATTTAATTCTTAGAGACGAAAGCAGAAAAAAAGCCGTGTCATTACTGGAATCTATTAATCCGAGTTCTTTGCGCAAAGATTTAGCAAAAGCAATTGACGAAAAGAAAGAAGAAAAATTCTGGATGGAGCATGCGAAAACTTGTGTTGAGTGTTTTGGTTGTTTAATGGTTTGTCCCACTTGTTTCTGTTTTCTTTTATATGATACCCCTCTGGCAGAAAATGAAAAGCCGAAAGGATTTCAACAAGGTGAAACCACAATTGAAAAATCAGCAAATGTTAAAGGATTTGAACGCTATAAAGTTTGGGATGCGTGCTATTATTCTGCGTATGCCCGGGTGGGCGGTGGTATGAATCCAAGAGCCGAATTCTGGAAACGATTTCGCAATCGGTTTCATTGTAAATTTATGAATTTTTTTAATGATTATAATTTTAATGCTTGTTCAGGTTGTGGCCGATGTTTTTCTGTCTGTTTAGGCAAAATTGATATAAGAAAGATATTGCAAAACATATAA
- a CDS encoding 4Fe-4S binding protein: MTNNHRRIFLDLDYCIGCRSCESACRSAFNEARIRYGYISATVNLPLACRHCEEPLCASACPFEVLKVTDQGLVLQASFHCVGCKSCILACPFGVLDKNLFNHVSQKCNLCADRAEGPRCVASCASGALKFLTEDEIKKVIIGQRFISRSPFWRRS, from the coding sequence ATGACAAATAATCACAGACGAATATTTTTAGATTTAGACTATTGTATTGGGTGTCGTTCTTGCGAATCAGCGTGTCGGAGTGCTTTTAATGAAGCCCGGATTCGCTACGGTTATATTTCCGCAACTGTTAATTTACCGCTGGCTTGTCGGCATTGTGAAGAACCCCTATGCGCTTCTGCCTGTCCATTTGAAGTCTTAAAAGTTACTGACCAAGGTTTAGTCTTGCAAGCGAGTTTTCATTGTGTAGGCTGTAAATCTTGCATCTTAGCCTGTCCTTTTGGTGTTCTGGACAAAAATCTCTTTAATCATGTTTCGCAGAAATGTAATTTATGTGCTGACCGTGCTGAAGGACCGCGTTGTGTTGCCAGTTGTGCCTCGGGTGCCTTAAAATTCTTAACTGAAGATGAGATTAAAAAAGTAATCATTGGTCAAAGATTTATCTCGCGTTCACCGTTTTGGCGTAGGTCATGA
- a CDS encoding FAD/NAD(P)-binding protein, giving the protein MINPYQPFPAIITDIVDETPSIKTFVLDLKNKDFSFSAGQFVELTVPGVGEAPFTPSSSPYDKLKLEMTIMRVGKVTSALFDLPVGSVVGIRGPFGKRYPLEEFENREVLILGGGVGLAPLRSLFLALMQNAKKYKKILIRYGARTPQDIVYKRQIPEWKTWKEADIQLTVDVGDDSWKGKVGVVTILLDEPLGDVKNMVAVVCGPPIMMKFGTIKLLEKGFDEKNIYLSMEKNMSCGLGQCGHCRCGRYFVCKDGPVLTWEQIKDIEDPFL; this is encoded by the coding sequence ATGATAAATCCCTATCAACCATTTCCCGCAATCATTACCGACATTGTTGATGAAACGCCGTCGATTAAGACTTTTGTCTTGGACTTAAAGAATAAAGACTTTTCTTTTTCTGCGGGGCAGTTTGTGGAATTGACTGTGCCTGGCGTTGGTGAAGCACCATTTACACCTTCTTCGTCACCTTATGATAAATTAAAACTGGAAATGACCATTATGCGGGTTGGCAAAGTAACTTCTGCGCTTTTTGATTTACCTGTTGGTTCAGTGGTTGGTATTCGTGGACCTTTTGGTAAAAGGTATCCCTTAGAAGAATTTGAAAATCGTGAAGTTTTGATTCTGGGTGGCGGTGTGGGTTTAGCACCTTTGCGCTCGTTATTTTTAGCCTTAATGCAAAATGCCAAGAAATATAAAAAGATCTTGATTCGTTATGGTGCGCGCACCCCTCAAGATATTGTTTATAAACGACAAATTCCTGAATGGAAAACCTGGAAAGAAGCCGATATTCAACTTACAGTTGATGTTGGCGATGATAGTTGGAAAGGTAAAGTTGGCGTAGTTACAATTTTATTAGATGAACCATTAGGCGATGTCAAGAATATGGTGGCAGTAGTTTGTGGACCACCCATAATGATGAAATTCGGTACAATTAAATTATTAGAAAAAGGATTCGATGAAAAGAATATTTATCTTTCAATGGAAAAGAATATGTCATGCGGACTTGGTCAATGTGGCCACTGCCGATGCGGAAGATATTTTGTCTGTAAAGATGGTCCAGTCTTAACTTGGGAACAGATAAAAGATATTGAAGACCCATTCTTATGA